TTTCATGGTGGAAATATTTATAAAATATTCAGGGAAAAAAATATAAAAGAAATACTGGATTACAGTTCAAATATTAATCCTTACGGAGTGCCTGAGAGCCTAAAGCAGAAGATTATTGAAAATATTGGGATTCTTGAGAGGTATCCTGACCCTGATTATGTGGAATTACGTGAAAAATTGGCTCATCTGAATAAAGTTGAGCTGGAAAATATTGTGCTGGGAAATGGTGCAACAGAAGCTATATTTTTGTTCATAAAAGTAATAAAGCCCGAAAAAGTGCTGATTGTGTCGCCTACTTTTGGTGAATATGAAAGGGCAGTAAGAGCGTGCAAAAATTCTGAAAGTCAGAAAATTGAAATTGAATATTTTGAATTAGAAGAAAAAGATGAGTTTAATCTTAATATTGGGAAATTAAAAAAGGAACTTGAGAAAAAATATGATCTGGCAATAATTTGCAATCCAAATAATCCGACTGGAAAATTTTTAAAAATGGCTGAAACAGAGGAAATTCTGAGAGAATGTAATAAATATGATACAAAGTTATTTATTGACGAGGCATTTATCGAATTCCTAGAGGACGGTCTAAAGGAAAGTATTGTAAACAGTGGGGAAAATAAGAAAAATTTATTTGTAACTCGTGCATTTACAAAATTTTTTGCTATTCCAGGACTACGATTGGGATATGGAATTTATTTTGACAAAAATTTAGAAAAGAAAATCGCTGAAAAAAAAGAGCCGTGGAGCGTGAATAATATTGCTGAAATAGCTGGAATAACGGTGCTTGATGATACAGAATATATCGAAAAGACATTAAACTGGATAACAGAAGAAAAAAAATATATGTATGAAAAACTGGATGAAATTTCAGGAATAAAGTCTTATAAAACAGAAGTAAACTTTATTTGTGTAAAAATAAAGGATGAATTGATTTCTAAAGGGCTGAATGTGAAAAAGTTGAGGGAAAAAATGATGGAAGAAGGAATTTTAATAAGAGATGCATCCAATTTTAAATTTTTGGATGAAAGATTTTTTAGGCTGGCAATTAAGGATAGAAGGAGTAACGACAGAGTTATTGAGGCTTTGAAAAAAAATTTAGAATAGAAGATAGGCAATTGTAAAAGTAAGCTAACTAATATCATAAGGGGTCAAGTCCTCTTGTTAGAGAGCAGAAAAAATAAAAAAATTAAAAATTTTAGAATACTGTATTTATTAGAATTTTTAGACTTTTACAAATAGTTAGAATAAAAAAGAAAGGAATGTTATTTATGAAGAGGAAATTATTGTTTATTTTATCATTGTTTTTAATTTTCTCAATTTTTTCTTTTGGGGAAAACTTTCCAGAAAAGGCAAAAAATATAAATGGATTCGTTCCAAAAGGCTGGAAAACTGTTCTTTCGGCTAAAGGAGATTTAAATAATGATAAGCTTGAAGATGTTGCCATCATTATCGAAAAAACTGATAAGGCAAATATTGTAAAAAACGAGAATCTTGGCTCTGAATATTTAAACTTAAATCCAAGAATACTTTTGGTTTTATTCAAGCAAAATAATGGAAGCTATATTTTGGCAAGCAAGAATGATAAAGGTTTTATCAAAAGCGAAGGAAATAAGGAAAGTCCAGCTCTTATGGATACTTTAGACAGCATTAGCATAAAAAATAATATTTTAAAAATTAAACTTAATTATTTTTTAAGTGCGGGAAGCTGGTCTGTAACACAAAATACCTACACTTTTAGATTTCAAAACCAAAAGCTTGAACTTATTGGATTTGACAATAATTCATTTATGAGAAATTCTGGCGACCAAGAGAAACTTAGCATTAATTTTTCAACTAACAAAGTAAAAATCATTGCTGGCGGAAATATTTTTGATGAAAAGGCAAATAAACCTAAGGAGGAATGGAAAACTGTTAATATTAAGAAAAAATATGTGTTAGATGAGATGACAAGCGATATAGTCGGTGAGATTATGAAATATATTTATTAGTATTTTAAATGGGGAATTCTTATGACTTATAAGATCTTCCCTATTATTTTATTTTGTTATAATTAATATTAAATTGAATTGACAAAAAATGGAAAAGTTAATAGAATGTAAGTAGACAACAATTTACGGAGTAAAAGTTTCCCTTGATGTAAGATAGAAAAGAGTTGGGAATACTAGAAGTTCTGTAGAACAGTCATTTGATTAGGGAAAGGAGTTTCCGTAAGTATTTAATACAGCCAAAATTATAAAAATTTTGTTGATACTGCAATTGCAAGAGATCAAGATCCCTTGTCAGGAAATAAATAAAGTATAATTTCTATTTTTTAAAAGGGATTTAGTATAAATTATAAATAAATAAAATAAAAAAACGGAGAGAGAGAAAAATGAATGAAAATTTAGTAAAAAATTTTTATATTCTAAGTTTTAGTTATAAAAATTTGAGTTTGGAGGAAAGGGAAAAGTTTGTAAAAGAAGGGTATAGACATATTTTGGGGGAGTATTTGGAAAAAAGGGTTATAAAGGGGTATGTGGCTGTTGAAACTTGCCTTAGGATAGAGTTTTATCTGGATGTTAGCAGGAAATTTGAAATTGAGAGGTTAAAGAGAGATTTTAGGGTTGAGAAGATGAAGGACTATGAAGGGACTGAGGCGGTGCATTATTTGCTTCGAGTTATTTGTGGGCTAGATTCGATAATAAAGGGGGAAGATCAAATTCTTGTGCAGCTTAAAAAGGCTTATTTTGAGGCTCTTGACAAGGAGACTACATCTTCATTCTTGAATATAATATTTAATCAGGCGATAGAAACTGGGAAGAGATTTAGGGCAGAAAGCAGGATAAATGAGAAAAATATTTCACTGGATTCGATTGCTGTGAAATTTATAAAGACAAAGTTTGAAAGTCTTGAAGATAAAAAGGTATTTGTAATTGGAGTGGGAGATTTGAGCCAGTCGATTCTTGCGCTTCTTCACAAAATGAATAATTGTCATTTGACGATGACAAATAGGAGCTTGAAAAAATCCATTGAGTTGCAAAAAGTGTTTCCAGATGTCCAAACGGCGGAATTTAGTGAAAAATATAATATTATAAAAAATATGGATATTGTGATAAGTGCCACTTCTGCACCGCATTTGATAATTGAAAAGGCTAAAATTGAGGATATTTTAAATGATGGAAAGAAAAGGTTTTTTCTTGATTTGGCAGTTCCTAGAGATATTGAAATTAGTATTGGAGAATTTGAGAATGTTTCCCTTTATCATTTGGAGGATATTTGGGATGAATATAATAAAAATGTGGAAAAACGAGATGAAATTGTGGAAAAGTATTTTTACATTATTGAGGAGCAGCTGAAAAAAATAGCGGAAAAACTTGAAAAAAGAAGAAAATATACAAATCAGAAAAATATCGAGATGGGTGAAAATGGATGAAATCAAATAAAATAATTATTGGAACGAGAGGGAGCATTTTGGCACTTGCACAGGCAGAAAAGGTGAAGGAAATACTGATTGAAAAATATGATGAATTAAGGGAAAATGAAGATTTTTTTGAAATTGAAGGATTTGATAAAAGGAAATCGCTGGAAATAGAACTGAAAGTCATAGTTACAAAGGGGGACAAGGACTTGCGTGATTTTACAAAAATAAAGGGAACGACACAAAAGGACTTGTTTGTGAAAGAAATCGAAAAGGAAATGCTGGAAAATAAAATAGATTTGGCGGTGCATTCGTTAAAGGACATGCCACAGAATACTCCAGAAGGGCTTTTGAATGCGTGTTTTCCAATGAGGGAAGATAATTGTGATGTGCTTGTTTCAAAAAGTGGGAAAAAATTAAAGGAACTTGATGAAAACTCTGTGATTGGGACAGGGAGCGTAAGACGGGAAAGGGAGCTTTTGAATTTGCGAAATGATGTAAACATAAAAGCAATTCGTGGAAATATTCACACAAGACTTAAAAAACTTGATGATGGGGAATATGATGCGATTGTGCTGGCTGCGGCTGGATTAAAGAGAGTTGGACTGGAAAGCCGAATTACTGAATATTTTGATACAGATTTTTTTATGCCTGCACCAGGACAAGGAATTTTGTGTATTCAATGCAGGGAAAATGATAATAAAATACGGCATCTTCTGGAAATTATAAATGATGATGAGGTTACAATGATGTGTGAAGCCGAAAGGGAATTTTCAAAAATTTTTGATGGAGGCTGCCATACTCCGATAGGCTGTTCATCGGTTATTGAAGGAGATACATTAAAATTAAAGGGAATGTTTAATGATAATGGAAGCAGAATGCTTAAAGAAGTTGAAGGAAATAAGGAAAATCCGAAGGAAATTGCACAAAAATTGGCTGAAGAAATAAAAAAGGAGCTGAAAAATGAGAAAAGGTAAAGTTTATATTGCGGGAGCAGGCTGTGGAGATGAAGGGCTTATAACTTTAAAATTGAAAAAGGTGATAGAAAAAGCTGACTGCATTGTTTACGACAGGCTTGTAAATAAAAATATCTTACAGTATGCAAAGTCTGATGCAGAACGGATTTATATGGGAAAAGAAAATACGGCTGGAGGGAAATTGCAGGCGGAAATAAATAAAAAACTTGTGGAAAAAGGGAAAGAGGGACTTTTAGTATTGAGATTAAAGGGAGGAGATCCTTTTGTATTTGGGCGAGGTGGAGAGGAAATAGAGGCATTAGTCGCTGAAAATATTGAATTTGAGGTAATTCCAGGGATAACTTCTTCAATTGCTGTGCCGGCTTATGCTGGAATCCCTGTAACTCATAGAGGAATTAATACTTCATTTCATGTATTCACTGGACATACGCAATTTAATGGAACAGAGCTTGATTTCCCAGTTATTGCAAAATTGGAAGGAACTTTAGTTTTTTTAATGGGATTAAGCAATCTTAAAAAAATAGCAGAAAACTTGATAAATAATGGAAAAGATCCGAAAACACCTGTTGTGATAATAAAAGATGGAACTACGACAAGACAGAAAACTTATATAGGAACATTGGAAACAATAGTAAATACAGTAAAAGAGCATAATGTAAAATCGCCTGCCATCATTTTGATTGGGGAAGTGGTGAATTTACGTGAAAAAATGAAATGGTTTGAGAATAAGCCGTTATTTGGGAAAAATATTCTTGTTACGAGAAATAGGGAAAAACAGGGAAATATTTCAAATAAGATAAATGAACTTGGCGGACAGGCTTTGAGCCTTCCATTTATTAATATAGAGTATATTGATTTTGAAATGCCTGATTTGAAGGGATACAGTACCCTTTTATTTAACAGCATAAATTCTGTTATTGGATTTATGAGAAAAGTAAAGGATATTCGTGCTTTAGGAAATGTTAAAATAGGTGTCGTAGGAGAAAAAACGGCAGAAGAAATTGAGAAATATAAAATAATTCCAGATTTTTATCCAAAAGAATATACGGTAGAAAGGCTGGCTAGCGAAAGTGTGAATTTTACTAAGGAAGGAGAAAAAATACTGTTTATAGTATCTGATATTTCTCCAGTAAATGAAAAAAAATATTCAGATTTATACAATCGAAATTATGAAAAACTTGTAGTTTATAAAACTCAGAAAGTCGAAGTGGAAAAGGAAAAAGCTGAAAAATACATAAAAGAAAGCGACATCTTAATGTTTTTAAGTTCATCAACCTTTAAAGCCTTTGCTGACAGCATAAACTTAAGTGAAAATGAGGAAATAAAAGAAATTATGAAAAATAAGGTTATTTCTTCGATTGGGCCTGTTACTACAAAAACTATTGAGAAATATGGATTAAAAATTGGGATAGAAGGGAAAAAATATACTGAAGAAGGACTGTTTCAAGAAATATTGCAATATGTTATGTCCGAATAGAAAGTCAAATTCAGGGTAAAACAATAGTTTTTTGAAAATTATCTAAAGTTTATAAAAAAAAGTTTGTATAACTTTTTGCTTGACTTTTTAAAAAAATGATGTATAATTTATTGAAAAAAGTAAAAATATTCTGGATAAACTTGTATTCACCCAAGAGAGTGGAGCAAGTCACTTTACGGAATTATAATAAGTAACACATTTTGGAATTGATAAAGACTTACATATAAGTGAAATTCCGAAATGTTAGGATAATTGTACATCCTTTAATATATTTTATATTAT
The DNA window shown above is from Leptotrichia wadei and carries:
- a CDS encoding pyridoxal phosphate-dependent aminotransferase, which codes for MDFHGGNIYKIFREKNIKEILDYSSNINPYGVPESLKQKIIENIGILERYPDPDYVELREKLAHLNKVELENIVLGNGATEAIFLFIKVIKPEKVLIVSPTFGEYERAVRACKNSESQKIEIEYFELEEKDEFNLNIGKLKKELEKKYDLAIICNPNNPTGKFLKMAETEEILRECNKYDTKLFIDEAFIEFLEDGLKESIVNSGENKKNLFVTRAFTKFFAIPGLRLGYGIYFDKNLEKKIAEKKEPWSVNNIAEIAGITVLDDTEYIEKTLNWITEEKKYMYEKLDEISGIKSYKTEVNFICVKIKDELISKGLNVKKLREKMMEEGILIRDASNFKFLDERFFRLAIKDRRSNDRVIEALKKNLE
- the hemA gene encoding glutamyl-tRNA reductase, producing the protein MNENLVKNFYILSFSYKNLSLEEREKFVKEGYRHILGEYLEKRVIKGYVAVETCLRIEFYLDVSRKFEIERLKRDFRVEKMKDYEGTEAVHYLLRVICGLDSIIKGEDQILVQLKKAYFEALDKETTSSFLNIIFNQAIETGKRFRAESRINEKNISLDSIAVKFIKTKFESLEDKKVFVIGVGDLSQSILALLHKMNNCHLTMTNRSLKKSIELQKVFPDVQTAEFSEKYNIIKNMDIVISATSAPHLIIEKAKIEDILNDGKKRFFLDLAVPRDIEISIGEFENVSLYHLEDIWDEYNKNVEKRDEIVEKYFYIIEEQLKKIAEKLEKRRKYTNQKNIEMGENG
- the hemC gene encoding hydroxymethylbilane synthase: MKSNKIIIGTRGSILALAQAEKVKEILIEKYDELRENEDFFEIEGFDKRKSLEIELKVIVTKGDKDLRDFTKIKGTTQKDLFVKEIEKEMLENKIDLAVHSLKDMPQNTPEGLLNACFPMREDNCDVLVSKSGKKLKELDENSVIGTGSVRRERELLNLRNDVNIKAIRGNIHTRLKKLDDGEYDAIVLAAAGLKRVGLESRITEYFDTDFFMPAPGQGILCIQCRENDNKIRHLLEIINDDEVTMMCEAEREFSKIFDGGCHTPIGCSSVIEGDTLKLKGMFNDNGSRMLKEVEGNKENPKEIAQKLAEEIKKELKNEKR
- the cobA gene encoding uroporphyrinogen-III C-methyltransferase; amino-acid sequence: MRKGKVYIAGAGCGDEGLITLKLKKVIEKADCIVYDRLVNKNILQYAKSDAERIYMGKENTAGGKLQAEINKKLVEKGKEGLLVLRLKGGDPFVFGRGGEEIEALVAENIEFEVIPGITSSIAVPAYAGIPVTHRGINTSFHVFTGHTQFNGTELDFPVIAKLEGTLVFLMGLSNLKKIAENLINNGKDPKTPVVIIKDGTTTRQKTYIGTLETIVNTVKEHNVKSPAIILIGEVVNLREKMKWFENKPLFGKNILVTRNREKQGNISNKINELGGQALSLPFINIEYIDFEMPDLKGYSTLLFNSINSVIGFMRKVKDIRALGNVKIGVVGEKTAEEIEKYKIIPDFYPKEYTVERLASESVNFTKEGEKILFIVSDISPVNEKKYSDLYNRNYEKLVVYKTQKVEVEKEKAEKYIKESDILMFLSSSTFKAFADSINLSENEEIKEIMKNKVISSIGPVTTKTIEKYGLKIGIEGKKYTEEGLFQEILQYVMSE